In Apis cerana isolate GH-2021 linkage group LG5, AcerK_1.0, whole genome shotgun sequence, a single genomic region encodes these proteins:
- the LOC107996569 gene encoding papilin isoform X8, whose amino-acid sequence MTAIRSTWSSVLLIFIIGLCLHDVLAKHHHIKLRHERHRRQHGESYLPSSFVLDTDEAERGTWGPWSSASSCSRSCGGGVAHQTRQCLDVDDNGYSRCTGASRRFFSCNIQECPGEAKDFRAEQCAEFNSVPFEGIYYDWIPYTGGPNKCELNCMPRGERFFYRHKLMVIDGTPCEVEKNDVCVGGKCMPVGCDMMLGSEVKEDACRECGGDGSNCNTVSGLFDTDDLQAGYIDIILIPKGATNVVIREIEPSNNYLAIRNTSGHYYLNGNWRIDFPRSLKFAGTIFHYSRDPQGFSAPDTITALGPTNEPIYVVLLYQDHNVGVQYEYSVPKRVSQQTDADSYTWITDEFSSCSATCGGGYQSRRVACVRRRDNQPVDESLCDPQLEPADTEACNVDPCPPVWVEGEWGPCNKHCGKGGEQSREIKCEQVISGGIPTLVDDSQCLEKVGPKGPTNQECNKDVPCPQFHVGPWKPCDHLCGPGKQTRRVTCYTKVDGKIQVLEDQACEGDVPEREKPCELRPCAGLDWVTSDWSGCDDKCGLSQETRTTYCATQDGTVYPDEKCNVEKPELVRDCESKKECEVLWFASQWSDCSAKCGSGVQTRKVFCGTFEGETVTKVPDEKCDPAKRFNETKNCTAEEECKGEWFAGPWSKCSKPCGGGTMDRKVICMKANMTVPLNKCGTNMIIFSMENCNNQPCESDEVIPMQPDKIKDLTEEDDECEVYEDEDFVTVSSSLALSDKSSKMSDLTEATPLSSPSTDDSTGNDMDDLMLNDDGATRGDISPREMENGEGSGTDFTDTFFYTYTSEFESTFEGSGTSEITEENELFTTESGITETDVTEETVEGSTMDSTDESSVESMTQETLASGETDITTESGATEATTVSSESEATEATSMTESMETEGTGSSESTESGPTTFSSETESTVTEQEMTEESVSTDIKPDDTDKTTETSVTEETTESGSTEPTMSTESGITEESTESGITTESGVTTESGTTTESGATTESGATTESEATIESGATTEFGATTESGATTESMPTEITESTESGATTESEGTTESGATTESEATTESASTEATESTESGPTETTVSGETTESGQTTESGATTTEGTTISGETTESSETTESGTTESGETTVSGVTESTVSGLTPVTDEEETEVTEKTHVTEFWTTLAPEEVTRKHRVCKVPKKKKTCKTMPFGCCYDGITAALGPFGKGCPTAQTCNETKHGCCPDGVSPATGPENKGCPESLCDETLFGCCPDGVTIAEGNDFEGCKKPCNETEFGCCPDNETPASGENNMGCCNGTKFGCCPDGIKPASGPEGEGCEEEITSITPLTEEYETTTAGPVQEDCSNSTYGCCPDGISIATGANFEGCGIINAENCTISYFGCCPDGVSPALGPNNYGCHMPCENSTYGCCEDGVTPAHGPNREGCCLSTQYKCCPDNILPARGPDFYGCGCQYTRFGCCPDNSTAARGPNNEGCGCKYTPHGCCPNRFTPATGPNYDGCPCYTYQFGCCSDGVTIAKGPHGQGCGCENTEFKCCSDGRTPAKGPNFAGCTCDASKYGCCPDGVEEAQGENFEGCLSVPSTPGAACALERDRGPCRDFTVKWYFDTEYGGCSRFWYGGCEGNDNRFKTQEECKEVCVQPKGKDACFLPKISGPCEGYFPTWYYDSGRKQCGQFVYGGCLGNANKFKTREECEELCVTPDDLDPCDQTKESGPCEGNFTRWYFNAESQACEQFLYGGCKGNDNNFPTEIACHQQCLQPGRRRVKLTDVCRLEKDPGPCPGSVLRWYYDAGRQTCSQFVYGGCKGNANRFRTRAACEQRCPVKDSCLLPRAEGNCGEKQSRWYFDQSENRCMPFYYTGCGGNKNNFESRDACESDCPAKVEQDTCLLPALLGECHNYTQRWYYDSYEQQCRQFYYGGCGGNENNFVTEQDCINRCQTTITTPAPVREIEFKPEFCFLPDSHGPCSDEQIKWFYDSREGICKQFRYGGCQSNGNNFNSREECEYRCGDVQDACSLPKVVGPCSGFVKQYYYDYRADSCYEFEYSGCQGNKNRFQDKESCEKRCQKQVVQTETTPNITVTFAPLLETVSKSPICYTPVDPGSCNSDITAFYYDSHNHMCQAFLYGGCEGNANRFQTEEQCERLCGKFHGQDTCNLPPDSGECRGYFQKYYYDSVNRICREFSYGGCEGNANRFSSMTECESVCIHHEEPVLPGNDTSLSSLSSCKEPVDVGSCTSGATKRFYFDVEEQTCRAFIYTGCGGNRNRFKTFESCISTCLSTTNEIDVDSGKDTKDPCTEAREECQTIRCPYGKEAFVDSQDCERCRCVDPCRTQICPDNTKCAITLVATKDGTEYKGVCRSVMKPGRCPSVSNSTRCEQECLTDADCSGDMKCCNNGCGASCLEPAAEEVISTSPRPFVTPPVVGAEPASIKQPEEPKVSAQEGSYVTLKCITLGNPKPMITWRKSTTLIAPSEARRRILSDGSLQIINLDRYDGGTYVCTADNGLGPPVRAEYQLTVTVPVTANITIGQNQFPEGSDVNIACHVDGYPIPRVSWYKDNEIIHPNNRIQITEVNRLVISDANREDSGRYRCEASNDYSSASAMVDIQVAGIFIHPNCQDNSFFAKCDLIVKAKYCTHKYYAKFCCRSCTEAGQLPSRGPHLNNSKRRRRYILKSLI is encoded by the exons CGACAATGGGTACAGCAGGTGCACCGGTGCATCGAGGCGATTCTTCTCCTGCAACATTCAG GAATGTCCGGGCGAGGCGAAGGACTTCCGCGCTGAGCAGTGCGCGGAATTTAACAGCGTGCCATTCGAGGGAATTTACTACGA TTGGATTCCGTACACGGGCGGGCCGAACAAGTGCGAATTGAATTGCATGCCACGAGGCGAGCGTTTCTTCTACAGACACAAGCTGATGGTGATAGACGGGACGCCATGCGAGGTGGAGAAGAACGACGTCTGCGTCGGAGGCAAATGCATG CCTGTTGGATGTGACATGATGCTTGGAAGCGAGGTGAAGGAGGATGCTTGCAGGGAATGTGGAGGAGATGGGTCTAATTGTAATACCGTTTCCGGTTTGTTCGACACGGATGATCTTCAAGCGG GATACATCGATATCATACTGATTCCCAAGGGAGCAACGAACGTTGTGATAAGGGAGATCGAACCCTCGAACAATTATTTAG CTATTAGAAACACTTCGGGCCATTATTATCTAAATGGAAACTGGAGGATAGATTTCCCGCGAAGCTTGAAATTCGCCGGGACTATATTCCATTATTCGAGAGATCCGCAAGGTTTCTCAGCACCCGATACCATTACCGCCTTGGGACCGACGAATGAGCCAATTTACGTGGTG CTCCTTTATCAAGACCACAACGTTGGGGTTCAGTACGAGTATAGCGTGCCGAAGAGGGTTTCCCAGCAAACAGACGCGGATAGCTACACGTGGATAACCGACGAATTTTCCAGCTGTAGCGCGACTTGTGGTGGAG GTTATCAATCGAGACGCGTGGCCTGCGTACGAAGAAGGGATAACCAACCGGTGGATGAGAGCCTTTGCGATCCACAGTTGGAACCAGCTGACACAGAGGCATGTAACGTGGACCCGTGTCCACCTGTGTGGGTGGAGGGCGAGTGGGGCCCTTGCAACAAGCACTGCGGCAAAGGAGGTGAGCAGAGCAGAGAGATCAAATGCGAGCAGGTCATCTCCGGTGGAATTCCCACATTGGTGGACGATAGTCAGTGTCTGGAGAAGGTAGGACCAAAAGGTCCGACCAACCAGGAATGTAATAAGGATGTACCGTGCCCGCAATTCCACGTGGGACCCTGGAAACCG TGTGATCATTTGTGCGGACCGGGCAAGCAAACCAGAAGAGTGACGTGTTACACGAAGGTGGACGGGAAGATTCAAGTGTTGGAGGATCAGGCATGTGAGGGAGACGTTCCAGAGCGTGAGAAACCTTGCGAATTGAGACCTTGCGCCGGCCTCGACTGGGTCACGTCGGATTGGAGTGGA TGCGACGACAAATGTGGACTTAGCCAAGAAACCAGGACCACATACTGTGCCACTCAAGATGGAACCGTTTATCCGGATGAAAAATGCAACGTCGAAAAGCCTGAATTGGTGCGAGATTGCGAGAGTAAAAAGGAGTGCGAAGTTCTCTGGTTCGCTTCTCAATGGAGCGAc TGTTCAGCGAAATGTGGGTCAGGTGTGCAGACACGCAAGGTGTTCTGTGGTACGTTCGAAGGTGAAACGGTGACGAAAGTGCCAGACGAAAAATGCGACCCGGCCAAGAGAttcaacgaaacgaaaaattgtacaGCCGAGGAGGAGTGCAAAGGAGAATGGTTTGCTGGACCATGGAGCAAG TGTTCGAAACCATGCGGCGGTGGCACGATGGACCGCAAGGTGATTTGCATGAAGGCCAACATGACGGTCCCGCTAAACAAATGTGGCACCAACATGATCATATTCTCCATGGAAAATTGCAACAATCAACCATGCGAATCAG ATGAAGTAATACCAATGCAACCAGATAAGATCAAAGATCTTACCGAGGAGGATGATGAATGTGAAGTGTATGAGGATGAAGACTTTGTGACTGTCTCATCTAGTCTTGCACTTAGC GATAAATCCAGCAAAATGTCAGACCTTACCGAGGCAACTCCCCTAAGTTCACCAAGCACAGACGATTCTACTGGAAACGACATGGACGATTTAATGCTCAACGATGATGGTGCCACTCGAGGCGACATATCTCCTagagaaatggaaaatggTGAAGGAAGCGGAACAGATTTCACCGATACGTTCTTCTACACTTATACATCGGAATTTGAATCAACATTCGAAGGAAGTGGAACCAGTGAAATCACAGAAGAAAACGAATTGTTTACGACAGAATCTGGAATCACGGAAACTGATGTTACCGAGGAAACTGTCGAGGGATCCACTATGGATTCCACCGATGAATCATCTGTGGAATCAATGACGCAAGAAACTCTGGCATCTGGAG aAACAGATATAACAACCGAATCAGGCGCAACCGAAGCAACGACAGTTTCTTCTGAGAGCGAAGCAACTGAAGCTACATCGATGACAGAATCTATGGAGACTGAAGGTACTGGGTCGTCAGAATCCACTGAATCAGGTCCAACAACCTTTTCATCGGAAACCGAAAGCACAGTTACGGAACAAGAGATGACTGAAGAATCTGTATCAACAGATATAAAACCTGATGACACAGATAAAACTACAGAAACAAGCGTCACCGAGGAAACTACTGAATCAGGATCTACAGAACCAACAATGTCGACAGAATCAGGAATAACAGAAGAAAGTACAGAATCTGGAATTACAACAGAATCTGGAGTCACAACAGAATCTGGAACCACAACAGAATCTGGAGCCACAACAGAATCTGGAGCCACAACAGAATCTGAAGCCACAATAGAATCTGGAGCCACAACAGAATTTGGAGCCACAACAGAATCTGGAGCCACAACAGAATCTATGCCAACTGAAATTACAGAGTCAACAGAATCTGGAGCTACAACAGAATCTGAAGGTACAACGGAATCTGGAGCCACAACAGAATCTGAAGCAACAACTGAATCAGCATCAACGGAAGCTACTGAATCAACGGAATCTGGCCCGACGGAAACTACTGTATCTGGTGAAACTACTGAATCTGGTCAAACTACAGAATCTGGTGCAACAACAACAGAAGGAACGACGATTTCCGGTGAGACTACCGAATCGAGTGAAACTACAGAGTCTGGTACAACTGAGAGCGGTGAAACAACTGTCTCTGGAGTGACAGAGTCAACCGTTTCCGGATTGACACCGGTTACTGATGAAGAAGAGACCGAAGTTACTGAGAAAACACACGTAACTGAATTCTGGACAACACTCGCTCCAGAAGAGGTCACACGCAAACATCGCGTCTGCAAGGTGCCCAAGAAGAAAAAGACCTGCAAAACCATGCCGTTTGGTTGTTGTTATGATGGAATCACTGCAGCGCTAGGACCATTTGGTAAAGGATGTCCCACGGCTCAGACTTGCAATGAGACCAAACACGGTTGCTGTCCTGATGGAGTATCACCAGCTACTGGTCCAGAGAACAAAGGCTGTCCCGAATCTCTCTGCGATGAAACATTATTCGGTTGTTGTCCAGATGGAGTTACCATTGCTGAAGGCAATGATTTCGAAGGATGCAAGAAACCTTGCAACGAGACAGAATTTGGATGTTGTCCGGATAACGAGACACCGGCTAGTGGAGAAAATAACATGGGATGTTGCAATGGCACTAAATTCGGTTGTTGCCCCGATGGAATCAAGCCTGCTTCTGGACCGGAGGGTGAAGGTTGCGAGGAGGAGATCACTTCTATCACTCCACTTACTGAAGAATATGAAACGACCACTGCAGGACCTGTGCAGGAAGATTGTTCGAATTCCACCTATGGATGTTGTCCGGATGGTATTTCCATTGCAACTGGCGCCAATTTTGAGGGATGTGGTATTATCAATGCAGAGAATTGTACTATATCGTACTTTGGATGTTGTCCCGATGGAGTATCACCAG CTCTTGGGCCCAATAATTATGGATGCCATATGCCCTGTGAGAATAGCACTTATGGTTGCTGCGAAGATGGTGTTACTCCTGCACATGGTCCCAACAGAGAGGGTTGTTGTCTATCGACACAATACAAATGTTGTCCGGATAATATACTTCCTGCTCGTGGTCCCGATTTCTACGGCTGTGGATGTCAATACACGAGATTCGGATGTTGTCCCGATAATAGTACCGCTGCTCGTGGACCGAATAACGAGGGTTGCGGATGCAAATACACGCCTCATGGTTGCTGTCCAAATCGTTTTACACCGGCCACAGGACCGAATTACGATGGTTGTCCGTGTTATACGTATCAGTTTGGTTGTTGTTCCGATGGTGTCACCATTGCAAAAGGACCACATGGACaag GCTGCGGTTGCGAGAACACGGAATTCAAATGCTGCTCAGACGGAAGAACACCAGCAAAAGGCCCGAACTTTGCCGGATGCACTTGCGATGCCTCGAAATACGGATGTTGTCCTGATGGTGTGGAAGAAGCTCAAGGAGAGAATTTCGAGGGATGTCTCTCAGTTCCATCCACTCCAGGAGCGGCTTGCGCGTTGGAAAGAGATAGAGGACCATGTCGAGATTTCACTGTTAAATGGTACTTTGACACAGAATATGGTGGATGTTCAAGATTTTGGTATGGAGGCTGCGAAGGTAACGACAATCGATTCAAGACTCAGGAAGAATGTAAGGAAGTGTGCGTGCAACCTAAAGGAAAAG ATGCCTGTTTCTTACCAAAGATCTCTGGACCCTGTGAAGGCTATTTCCCTACATGGTATTACGATTCAGGTAGAAAGCAGTGTGGTCAGTTTGTCTATGGTGGATGTCTTGGTAatgcgaataaatttaaaaccagAGAAGAATGCGAGGAGCTTTGTGTCACTCCTGATGATCTGG atCCTTGCGACCAAACGAAAGAATCAGGTCCCTGTGAGGGCAACTTTACTAGGTGGTACTTCAATGCAGAATCACAAGCTTGCGAGCAATTCCTGTATGGTGGATGCAAAGGAAATGATAATAACTTCCCAACGGAAATCGCTTGTCACCAACAATGCCTGCAACCAGGAAGGAGACGAG TAAAACTGACAGACGTGTGCCGCTTGGAGAAAGATCCCGGCCCTTGTCCGGGCTCTGTGTTACGCTGGTATTATGACGCCGGGCGTCAGACGTGTAGCCAATTTGTTTACGGCGGTTGTAAAGGCAATGCGAATAGATTCCGTACGCGTGCTGCCTGTGAGCAGCGCTGCCCTGTAAAAG ATAGTTGCTTGCTGCCGCGAGCTGAAGGTAACTGTGGTGAGAAGCAATCTCGATGGTACTTTGATCAGTCGGAGAATCGGTGCATGCCATTCTATTATACTGGTTGCGgtgggaataaaaataatttcgaatctaGGGACGCATGCGAATCTGATTGCCCGGCTAAAGTTG aGCAAGATACCTGTCTCTTGCCCGCACTTTTGGGAGAATGCCACAACTATACTCAACGATGGTACTACGATTCATACGAACAGCAATGTAGACAATTCTATTATGGTGGTTGCGGTGGAAACGAAAATAACTTTGTCACCGAACAAGATTGCATTAACAGATGTCAGACTACGATTACTACCCCTGCGCCAGTAAgagaaatcgaatttaaaccag aattctGTTTCCTTCCGGATTCTCATGGTCCATGTTCTGATGAACAAATCAAATGGTTTTATGACAGTAGAGAAGGTATTTGCAAGCAGTTCAGATATGGGGGCTGTCAAAGCAATGGAAATAACTTCAATAGTCGCGAAGAATGTGAATATCGATGTGGAGACGTTCAAG atgcTTGCAGTCTGCCCAAAGTTGTTGGTCCCTGTAGCGGTTTTGTCAAACAATACTATTATGATTATCGAGCAGATTCCTGTTACGAATTCGAATACAGTGGTTGTCAGGGTAACAAGAACCGCTTCCAAGATAAGGAATCCTGCGAAAAAAGATGTCAGAAACAAGTTGTTCAAACAGAAACAACGCCAAACATTACTGTCACATTTGCTCCATTACTTGAAACTGTTTCGAAGAGCCCGATTTGTTATACTCCTGTTGATCCTGGTTCTTGCAATAGTGATATCACAGCTTTTTATTACGATTCACACAATCATATGTGTCAAGCATTTCTCTATGGCGGTTGTGAAGGAAACGCGAATAGGTTCCAAACAGAAGAACAATGTGAACGTCTTTGTGGAAAGTTTCATGGACAAG atacatGTAACTTACCACCGGATTCTGGTGAATGCCGAGGTTACTTCCAAAAATACTACTATGATTCGGTCAATCGCATATGTCGCGAATTTTCATACGGTGGATGTGAAGGTAATGCGAACAGGTTTAGCTCAATGACTGAGTGTGAATCTGTTTGCATTCATCATGAGGAACCCGTGCTTCCTGGAAACGACACCAGCCTTTCAAGCTTGT CAAGTTGTAAAGAACCAGTTGACGTTGGGTCTTGCACTTCTGGTGCTACCAAACGATTCTATTTCGACGTTGAAGAACAAACCTGTCGAGCGTTCATTTACACTGGATGCGGTGGAAATCGTAACAGATTCAAGACCTTCGAGTCTTGTATTAGTACTTGCCTTAGCA ctaCCAACGAGATCGACGTAGATTCTGGAAAGGATACAAAGGATCCTTGCACCGAAGCACGCGAAGAATGTCAGACTATCCGTTGCCCATATGGCAAAGAGGCGTTCGTGGACTCTCAGGATTGCGAACGATGTCGTTGCGTTGATCCTTGTAGAACACAAATTTGTCCCGATAACACAAAATGTGCTATTACCTTAGTTGCTACCAAAGATGGTACAGAATACAAAGGAGTATGTAGATCAG TCATGAAACCAGGCCGTTGTCCAAGTGTATCGAATAGTACTAGATGCGAACAAGAGTGTCTCACAGATGCAGATTGTTCTGGAGATATGAAATGCTGTAATAATGGCTGTGGTGCTTCTTGTCTCGAACCAGCCGCCGAAGAAGTTATATCGACTTCTCCAAGACCGTTCGTTACTCCACCTGTAGTTGGTGCTGAACCAGCTTCCATCAAGCAACCAGAGGAGCCGAAAGTCAGTGCTCAGGAAGGTAGTTACGTAACATTGAAGTGCATTACTTTAGGAAATCCAAAACCAATGATCACATGGAGAAAAAGCACGACGTTG ATTGCACCTTCAGAAGCCAGACGTCGCATATTATCCGATGGCTctcttcaaattattaatttagatcgATACGATGGTGGAACTTATGTCTGCACAGCTGACAATGGTTTAGGCCCACCGGTAAGAGCAGAATACCAATTGACTGTCACAG TGCCTGTCACAGCCAATATAACGATAGGACAAAATCAATTCCCAGAGGGTAGTGATGTTAATATCGCTTGCCATGTCGATGGTTATCCGATTCCTCGAGTATCTTGGTATAaggataatgaaataattcatccGAATAACCGAATTCAAATTACTG aaGTGAACAGACTCGTAATCAGTGATGCGAATCGGGAAGATTCAGGAAGATATCGTTGCGAAGCGAGTAATGATTATTCCTCTGCTTCTGCTATGGTGGATATACAAGTTGctg GAATCTTCATTCACCCGAATTGCCAAGATAATTCGTTCTTCGCTAAATGCGATCTGATCGTTAAAGCAAAGTATTGCACACACAAATATTATGCGAAGTTCTGCTGTCGATCCTGTACCGAGGCTGGTCAACTTCCTTCCAGAGGTCCTCacttaaataattcgaaaagaagGCGAAGATACATTCTGAAGAGCCTCATCTAA